A window of the Pseudomonas gozinkensis genome harbors these coding sequences:
- a CDS encoding TIGR00180 family glycosyltransferase: MQGNYGIENKLPLSELLTVVLITHNRPAFLRRALQYYSSLPCKVMVLDSSPERPEGDFSSVDYQHLPQFAYWGMQAKLTYGVEQLTTPYMVFAADDDFILHESLAESVSFLEANRDYGLCHGYCLMYLALAGSVSYYRRDKKICEDYASERAEDRVLDFMHQYVPPFYGVCRTSIIKDWYAALPPGTSFEWQEIGHTYYLLANAKARILPIPYVVREINVGFSDHNTEVYHALSYVDAKSVAEREAFAEFLASLPTGIKDLDQAQRKAFALESFAAMTDSLVTGRALTAELIFQSIWNNVSKEPERKFGPLQYVEMPFYNQRFFDLLAGFEFLLHAMPAGRVQLEQLEGVWTRQDYLMQARNNDTPESVLDRLWQAHDSNVFNRPVIKRLVEQLHVVGDDTPAQELAAWDARLESVSKADHYPVFNKMRSGRLLEWLACREPDAEQRATIAAHLAANNGGPQFGIFLLDLDDNVEKLQVTLDSLVEGHSKAFKIVVFTTGEPQAATTAQNTLHFVRVTPGNLVDKLNQSAAQSPCDWLLLAQVGDEFTASGLLRAGLELMSATGLRAVATDEIQRTEEGALIDVFRPGFNLDLLQSNPSLMARHWLIRRDVFLEAGGYQADFSKAMEFDLLLRLIEQGGLDGLAHLDEPLLITQVPVQEEVAHERQALLRHLTNRGYKANVTPALPGTWQVDYRHTEQPMVSIILPAGDDLVALRRCLEGVLLRTRYSRYEVLITANPNQSAQVNDWLGTLRSSKVNVLRADQPLSEVALYNAASEQAQGEYLVLLATDSEIVNPNWIDSLLNHAQRPEVGVVGAKLVDRDGKVSQAGLILGLNGGVGSAFIGEKHSAAGYMQRLGVEQNYSAVSKVCLMVRKELFGALGGLDEVTFAAGFSDVDLCLKIGQAGFLTVWTPSVQVLHTGELPQAPEALQALREKWSGAFAQDPAYNANLALTGKGFALAEKASVDWSQLLA, encoded by the coding sequence ATGCAAGGCAATTACGGTATTGAAAACAAGCTGCCATTGAGCGAGTTGCTGACGGTGGTTCTGATCACCCACAACCGCCCGGCTTTTTTGCGTCGAGCGCTGCAGTACTACAGCAGCCTGCCTTGCAAGGTCATGGTGCTGGACTCTTCTCCCGAGCGCCCGGAAGGTGATTTTTCATCGGTCGACTATCAGCATCTGCCGCAGTTCGCCTACTGGGGCATGCAGGCCAAGCTGACCTACGGAGTCGAGCAACTGACCACGCCTTACATGGTGTTCGCGGCCGATGACGACTTTATCCTGCATGAGTCGCTGGCCGAGTCGGTGAGCTTCCTGGAAGCCAACCGCGACTACGGTCTGTGCCACGGCTATTGCCTGATGTACCTGGCGCTGGCCGGGAGTGTCAGCTACTACCGCCGCGACAAGAAAATCTGCGAAGACTACGCGTCGGAGCGTGCCGAGGATCGGGTCCTCGACTTCATGCATCAGTACGTGCCGCCGTTCTATGGCGTGTGCCGGACTTCGATCATCAAGGACTGGTACGCGGCCTTGCCACCGGGTACCAGTTTCGAGTGGCAGGAAATCGGCCACACCTATTACCTGCTGGCGAACGCCAAGGCGCGCATTCTGCCAATCCCGTATGTGGTGCGCGAAATCAACGTCGGTTTCTCCGACCACAACACCGAGGTCTATCACGCGCTGTCGTATGTCGACGCCAAGTCGGTGGCCGAGCGTGAAGCGTTCGCCGAGTTTCTCGCGTCCCTGCCGACCGGCATCAAAGATCTCGACCAGGCGCAGCGCAAGGCGTTCGCCCTGGAAAGCTTCGCGGCCATGACCGATAGCCTGGTGACCGGTCGGGCACTGACGGCCGAGCTGATTTTCCAGTCCATCTGGAACAACGTATCCAAAGAACCGGAACGCAAATTCGGGCCTCTGCAATACGTCGAGATGCCGTTCTACAACCAGCGCTTTTTCGACTTGCTGGCCGGGTTCGAGTTTCTCTTGCATGCGATGCCGGCCGGCCGTGTGCAACTGGAACAGCTCGAAGGCGTCTGGACCCGCCAGGATTACCTGATGCAGGCGCGCAATAACGACACCCCGGAAAGTGTGCTCGATCGCTTGTGGCAGGCCCATGACAGCAACGTGTTCAACCGTCCTGTGATCAAGCGTCTGGTCGAGCAACTGCACGTGGTCGGCGATGACACGCCAGCGCAGGAACTGGCCGCGTGGGATGCTCGTCTTGAGTCGGTGTCGAAGGCTGATCATTACCCGGTCTTCAACAAAATGCGCTCCGGCCGTTTGCTCGAATGGCTGGCGTGCCGCGAGCCGGACGCCGAGCAGCGCGCGACGATTGCTGCTCATCTGGCGGCGAACAACGGCGGGCCACAGTTCGGCATTTTCCTGCTGGATCTGGACGACAACGTCGAGAAGCTGCAAGTGACCCTCGACAGCCTGGTCGAAGGTCACAGCAAAGCCTTCAAGATCGTGGTCTTCACCACCGGCGAGCCGCAGGCTGCGACGACGGCGCAGAACACGCTGCACTTTGTCCGCGTTACCCCGGGCAATCTCGTCGACAAACTCAACCAGAGTGCTGCCCAGTCTCCCTGCGACTGGCTGCTGCTGGCACAGGTGGGCGATGAGTTCACGGCGAGTGGCTTGTTGCGCGCTGGCCTGGAGTTGATGTCGGCCACTGGCCTTCGCGCCGTCGCCACCGATGAAATCCAGCGCACTGAAGAGGGCGCGCTGATCGATGTGTTCCGCCCGGGCTTCAATCTTGACCTGTTGCAAAGCAATCCATCGTTGATGGCACGCCATTGGCTGATTCGTCGCGACGTTTTCCTGGAGGCGGGTGGTTATCAGGCCGACTTCAGCAAGGCGATGGAGTTCGACCTGCTGTTGCGTCTGATCGAGCAGGGTGGCCTCGACGGTCTGGCGCATCTCGACGAACCGCTGCTGATCACCCAGGTCCCGGTGCAGGAGGAAGTGGCCCACGAGCGTCAGGCGTTGCTGCGCCATCTGACCAATCGCGGTTACAAGGCCAACGTCACCCCGGCGCTGCCAGGTACCTGGCAAGTTGATTATCGACATACCGAACAGCCGATGGTGTCGATCATCCTGCCTGCTGGCGATGATCTGGTGGCGCTGCGTCGCTGCCTCGAAGGTGTGTTGCTGCGCACCCGTTACAGCCGTTACGAAGTGTTGATCACGGCCAACCCGAATCAGTCGGCGCAGGTCAACGACTGGCTGGGCACGCTGCGCAGCAGCAAAGTGAATGTGTTGCGTGCCGATCAGCCACTGAGCGAAGTCGCGTTGTATAACGCCGCCAGCGAGCAGGCGCAGGGTGAGTATCTGGTGCTGCTGGCCACTGACAGCGAAATCGTCAATCCGAACTGGATCGATTCGTTGCTCAATCACGCCCAGCGTCCTGAGGTCGGTGTTGTCGGCGCGAAACTGGTCGACCGCGACGGCAAGGTCTCCCAGGCCGGCTTGATCCTCGGTCTGAACGGGGGCGTGGGCTCGGCCTTCATTGGCGAAAAACACTCTGCTGCGGGTTACATGCAACGTCTGGGAGTCGAGCAGAACTACTCGGCGGTGTCGAAGGTTTGCCTGATGGTGCGCAAAGAGTTGTTCGGCGCGCTGGGCGGTCTGGACGAAGTCACCTTCGCCGCCGGTTTCAGCGATGTCGATCTGTGCCTCAAGATCGGCCAGGCCGGTTTCCTCACCGTGTGGACGCCGTCGGTACAGGTGCTGCACACCGGCGAGCTGCCGCAAGCGCCCGAAGCGCTGCAGGCTTTGCGGGAGAAATGGAGCGGCGCCTTCGCGCAGGATCCGGCCTACAACGCCAATCTGGCCCTGACCGGCAAAGGTTTTGCGTTGGCTGAAAAGGCTTCGGTTGACTGGTCGCAGTTGCTCGCTTAA
- the pseB gene encoding UDP-N-acetylglucosamine 4,6-dehydratase (inverting) codes for MFNGKSIFISGGTGSFGRKFIARLLEQYQPKRVVVFSRDELKQYEMQQTFNAPCMRYFLGDVRDADRLRQAMRGIDYVVHAAALKQVPAAEYNPTECIRTNVNGAENIIAAAIDNGVKKVVALSTDKAASPINLYGATKLLSDKLFVAANNIAGEQQTRFAVVRYGNVAGSRGSVVPFFSKLIADGATELPITDERMTRFWITLDHGVQFVLDSFARMHGGEVFVPKIPSIRVVDLARGMAEHLPHKNVGIRPGEKLHELMVPLDDARMTLEFADHYTIQPSIRFTSVDVDFSEDKLGERGVPVGEDFEYRSDTNPHFLSVGQIADLHAKLSV; via the coding sequence ATGTTCAACGGTAAATCGATTTTCATCTCCGGTGGCACCGGCTCGTTCGGGCGCAAATTCATCGCGCGCCTGCTCGAGCAATATCAGCCCAAGCGCGTGGTGGTGTTCTCCCGGGATGAGCTCAAGCAATACGAAATGCAGCAGACGTTCAACGCGCCGTGCATGCGTTACTTCCTCGGTGACGTGCGCGACGCCGATCGTCTGCGCCAGGCCATGCGCGGCATCGATTACGTGGTGCATGCCGCGGCGTTGAAGCAGGTGCCGGCGGCGGAATACAACCCGACCGAATGCATCCGCACCAACGTCAACGGCGCGGAAAACATCATCGCCGCCGCCATCGACAACGGCGTGAAGAAAGTCGTCGCGCTGTCCACCGACAAGGCCGCAAGCCCGATCAACCTCTACGGCGCCACCAAGTTGCTGTCGGACAAGTTGTTCGTCGCCGCCAACAACATCGCCGGCGAACAGCAGACTCGTTTCGCCGTGGTGCGCTACGGCAACGTCGCCGGTTCGCGCGGCTCGGTGGTGCCGTTTTTCAGCAAGCTGATCGCCGATGGCGCGACAGAACTGCCGATCACTGACGAGCGCATGACCCGCTTCTGGATCACCCTCGATCACGGCGTGCAATTCGTGCTCGACAGCTTCGCGCGGATGCACGGTGGTGAAGTGTTCGTGCCGAAGATCCCGTCGATTCGCGTGGTCGATCTCGCGCGGGGAATGGCCGAGCATCTGCCGCACAAGAACGTCGGCATCCGTCCGGGCGAGAAACTGCACGAACTGATGGTGCCGCTCGATGATGCGCGGATGACCCTGGAGTTTGCCGATCACTACACCATCCAGCCGTCGATTCGCTTTACCAGCGTCGACGTGGATTTCTCCGAGGACAAACTCGGTGAGCGTGGCGTGCCGGTCGGTGAAGATTTCGAGTACCGTTCCGACACCAACCCGCACTTCCTTTCGGTGGGGCAGATCGCCGACCTGCACGCGAAGCTGTCGGTATGA
- the pseC gene encoding UDP-4-amino-4,6-dideoxy-N-acetyl-beta-L-altrosamine transaminase: MIPYGRQSLDQTDIDAVVEVLQSDWLTQGPTIERFEQAMAERCQADFAVAVCNATAALHIACLAAGLGTGDRLWTTPNTFLASANCGRYCGADVDFVDIDPLTWNLDAEVLANKLDAAERDGTLPKVLVAVAFSGQSCDMRRIAELAERYNFTVIEDASHAVGASYAGRPVGCGEFAAMTVFSFHPVKIITSGEGGMVLTNRRELAERLQRLRSHGMTRDPQQMTEPSHGPWYYQQVELGFNYRITDLQAALGLSQLSKLDEFIARRRELAARYERLLAYLPVTVPSLQPDAESAWHLYVVRLQTERISLSHRQVFEGLRAAGIGVNLHYIPVHLQPYYRDLGFAEGDFPEAERYYAEAISLPLFPLLSDQQQDYVVEQLRRLTE, from the coding sequence ATGATTCCCTACGGTCGGCAAAGCCTCGACCAGACGGACATCGACGCGGTCGTCGAGGTGTTGCAGTCCGACTGGTTGACCCAGGGGCCGACCATCGAACGCTTCGAGCAGGCGATGGCCGAGCGTTGCCAGGCGGATTTCGCCGTGGCGGTGTGCAACGCCACGGCGGCGCTGCACATTGCCTGCCTGGCGGCGGGGCTGGGAACGGGCGACCGTTTGTGGACCACGCCGAACACCTTTCTCGCGTCAGCCAACTGCGGGCGCTATTGCGGCGCCGACGTTGATTTCGTGGACATCGATCCGCTGACCTGGAACCTCGATGCCGAAGTTCTGGCGAACAAACTCGACGCGGCCGAACGCGACGGCACGTTGCCCAAAGTGCTGGTGGCGGTGGCGTTCTCCGGGCAGAGCTGCGATATGCGGCGGATTGCCGAACTGGCCGAGCGCTACAACTTCACCGTGATCGAAGACGCTTCCCACGCGGTCGGCGCAAGCTATGCCGGGCGCCCGGTGGGCTGCGGTGAGTTTGCCGCGATGACTGTGTTCAGTTTCCACCCGGTGAAAATCATCACCAGCGGCGAAGGCGGCATGGTGCTGACCAATCGGCGGGAACTGGCCGAGCGTCTGCAACGCTTGCGCAGCCACGGTATGACCCGCGACCCGCAGCAGATGACTGAACCCAGCCACGGCCCGTGGTACTACCAGCAGGTCGAGCTGGGTTTCAATTACCGGATCACCGATCTGCAAGCCGCACTGGGCCTTTCGCAACTGAGCAAACTGGACGAATTCATTGCCCGTCGCCGGGAGCTGGCCGCGCGTTACGAGCGTTTGCTGGCGTACTTGCCGGTCACCGTGCCGAGCCTCCAGCCGGACGCCGAATCGGCCTGGCATCTTTACGTGGTGCGTTTGCAGACCGAACGTATCAGCCTCAGCCACCGGCAGGTGTTCGAAGGCTTGCGTGCCGCCGGTATCGGCGTGAACCTGCACTACATTCCGGTGCATCTGCAGCCGTACTATCGTGACCTGGGTTTCGCCGAGGGTGACTTCCCCGAGGCCGAGCGTTATTACGCCGAAGCGATCAGCCTGCCGCTGTTCCCGTTGCTGAGCGATCAGCAGCAGGACTACGTGGTCGAGCAATTGCGTCGGTTGACTGAATGA
- a CDS encoding pseudaminic acid biosynthesis-associated methylase, translating into MRDLSEQEQFWQGEFGNQYVDRNVGQPLVAANLALFAKALTRTGRIDSLLELGTNAGNNLQALRQLLPKCELFGVEINASACAQARALEIAHIWHGSLFDFPRERQYHLTLSKGVLIHLAPELLPTAYAQLYELSSRYILIAEYYNPSPVEVSYRGNSGKLFKRDFAGEMLDRYPDLQLLDYGFGYHRDPQFPVDDITWFLLEKRP; encoded by the coding sequence ATGCGTGATCTGAGCGAGCAGGAACAATTCTGGCAGGGCGAATTCGGCAACCAGTACGTTGACCGTAACGTCGGCCAGCCACTGGTGGCGGCCAATCTGGCGTTGTTCGCCAAGGCGCTGACCCGGACCGGGCGGATCGACAGTTTGCTGGAGCTGGGCACCAACGCCGGCAACAACCTGCAGGCGTTGCGTCAGTTACTGCCCAAGTGCGAGCTGTTCGGCGTCGAAATCAATGCCAGTGCCTGCGCCCAGGCGCGTGCGCTGGAGATTGCGCACATCTGGCACGGTTCGCTGTTCGACTTTCCCCGTGAGCGCCAATACCACCTGACCCTGAGCAAAGGCGTACTGATCCATCTGGCGCCGGAGTTGCTGCCGACGGCCTATGCGCAGTTGTATGAGTTGAGTTCGCGCTACATTCTGATCGCCGAGTACTACAACCCTTCGCCGGTGGAAGTGTCCTATCGCGGCAACAGCGGCAAGCTGTTCAAGCGCGACTTCGCCGGGGAAATGCTTGACCGTTATCCTGATCTGCAACTGCTGGATTACGGCTTCGGTTATCACCGTGATCCGCAATTCCCGGTGGACGACATCACCTGGTTCCTGCTGGAAAAACGCCCTTGA
- the pseF gene encoding pseudaminic acid cytidylyltransferase, which translates to MSNVAIIPARGGSKRIPRKNLKPFDGVPMIVRSIRTALDSGLFEQVVVSTDDQEIADVARANGAHVPFMRPAELADDFTGTAAVIMHALQQLPAFDYACCVYATAPLLQTRFLRQGFELLAQHPDKSFAFSVTDFGFPVQRALTLDGQGALTALYPEFRNTRSQDLPAAFQDAGQFYWGRREAWLGGEVLYSPASLPVILPRYLVQDIDTAEDWKRAEYLYAALKAGGELQ; encoded by the coding sequence TTGAGCAACGTCGCAATCATCCCGGCCCGCGGGGGCAGCAAACGCATCCCGCGCAAGAATCTAAAACCGTTCGACGGTGTGCCGATGATTGTCCGCTCGATTCGCACGGCCCTCGATTCAGGGTTGTTCGAGCAGGTCGTGGTCAGCACCGACGACCAGGAAATCGCGGATGTAGCGCGGGCCAATGGTGCTCACGTGCCGTTCATGCGTCCGGCGGAGCTGGCCGATGATTTCACCGGCACCGCGGCGGTGATCATGCATGCCTTGCAGCAACTGCCGGCCTTCGATTACGCCTGCTGTGTGTACGCCACCGCGCCGTTGTTGCAGACGCGGTTCCTGCGTCAGGGCTTTGAGTTGCTGGCGCAGCATCCGGACAAATCCTTTGCTTTTTCGGTCACCGATTTCGGCTTTCCGGTGCAGCGCGCCCTGACCCTCGACGGGCAGGGCGCGCTGACGGCGTTGTACCCCGAATTTCGCAATACCCGTTCGCAGGATCTGCCGGCTGCCTTTCAGGATGCCGGTCAGTTCTATTGGGGCCGCCGCGAGGCGTGGCTGGGTGGCGAGGTGCTGTATTCGCCGGCCAGTCTGCCGGTGATCCTGCCCCGGTATCTGGTGCAGGACATCGATACTGCCGAGGACTGGAAGCGCGCCGAATACCTTTACGCCGCCCTCAAGGCTGGCGGAGAACTGCAATGA
- the pseG gene encoding UDP-2,4-diacetamido-2,4,6-trideoxy-beta-L-altropyranose hydrolase, translated as MRVLIRADASPTIGSGHIARCLTLARVLRTQGSHVAFACRRLPGHRLDALQAEGFETFALPDRYAGEDPEQAIEAMLPWQADIDALAEQLEGQPEFDWVIADHYGLDHHWQTAARRFAPRIAAVDDLATRRYSVDLLLNQNLSGLSENYKPLLPAGCRTLLGPRFAMLRDEFSGPAIEIKPVARRVLVNFGGFDAARQTHHAMLALADFSALEVDFVAGADNPAWAEMQALAETRPHWRLHSFVVDFHRRMTEADLFIGAGGGTSWERAALGLPTICIAVSNNQQTNGEVMAAAGAHVFMGAREQVSVEQLRDAIGFVVGNFYLRQSLAERSRQLVDGRGALRVAAALAGAVLTLRLATPDDAQLLFDGRNAEAVRRWSLDSGVIDWAQHVNWLGASLRNPQRLLLVAEADDGPVGVLRYDLRGFEAEVSLYLFEARMGLGWGRALLAQGEAFVAGHWPQMTAITAQVLPANRPSMNVFRDAGFTQSACAFTKVLKESRQ; from the coding sequence ATGAGAGTGCTGATCCGCGCCGACGCCTCGCCGACCATCGGCAGCGGCCACATCGCCCGGTGCCTGACGCTGGCGCGAGTACTGCGCACGCAAGGCAGCCATGTCGCGTTCGCCTGTCGTCGTTTGCCGGGGCATCGGCTCGATGCGTTGCAGGCCGAAGGCTTCGAGACCTTCGCGTTGCCGGATCGCTATGCCGGTGAAGACCCGGAGCAGGCCATCGAGGCGATGCTGCCGTGGCAGGCGGATATCGATGCACTGGCGGAGCAGCTGGAAGGGCAGCCTGAGTTTGACTGGGTGATCGCCGACCATTACGGCCTCGACCATCACTGGCAGACCGCGGCCCGTCGCTTCGCACCACGGATTGCCGCCGTCGACGATCTGGCGACCCGTCGCTACAGCGTGGATCTGCTACTCAATCAAAACCTCTCCGGGCTCAGCGAAAACTATAAGCCGCTGCTGCCGGCCGGTTGCCGAACGCTGCTCGGCCCGCGCTTCGCCATGCTGCGCGATGAGTTCAGTGGCCCGGCCATCGAGATCAAACCGGTGGCGCGCCGGGTGCTGGTGAATTTCGGTGGCTTCGATGCGGCGCGCCAGACTCATCACGCGATGCTGGCGCTGGCGGATTTTTCGGCGCTTGAAGTGGATTTCGTCGCCGGTGCCGACAACCCGGCCTGGGCAGAGATGCAAGCGCTGGCCGAAACGCGGCCGCACTGGCGGCTGCACAGTTTCGTCGTCGATTTTCATCGACGCATGACCGAGGCCGACCTGTTTATCGGCGCCGGTGGCGGCACCAGTTGGGAGCGCGCGGCCCTGGGCCTGCCGACAATCTGCATTGCGGTGTCGAACAATCAGCAGACCAACGGCGAAGTGATGGCGGCGGCCGGCGCGCATGTATTCATGGGTGCGCGGGAGCAGGTCAGCGTCGAGCAACTGCGCGATGCCATCGGCTTTGTCGTGGGCAACTTTTATCTGCGCCAGAGCCTGGCCGAGCGTTCGCGGCAACTGGTCGACGGACGCGGTGCGTTGCGGGTGGCGGCGGCGCTGGCGGGCGCGGTGCTCACGTTGCGTCTGGCGACGCCGGACGATGCGCAGTTGTTGTTCGACGGACGCAATGCCGAGGCGGTGCGCCGCTGGTCACTGGACAGCGGCGTGATCGATTGGGCACAGCATGTGAACTGGCTGGGCGCCAGCCTGCGCAATCCTCAGCGCTTGCTGCTGGTGGCCGAGGCGGATGACGGCCCGGTCGGCGTCCTGCGCTACGATCTGCGCGGCTTTGAGGCGGAGGTTTCGCTGTATCTGTTCGAGGCGCGAATGGGGCTTGGCTGGGGCAGGGCGCTGCTGGCGCAGGGTGAAGCCTTTGTGGCCGGGCACTGGCCGCAAATGACCGCCATCACCGCTCAAGTGTTGCCGGCCAATCGGCCCTCGATGAATGTTTTCCGTGACGCCGGGTTCACCCAGAGTGCCTGCGCGTTCACCAAGGTTTTGAAGGAATCCCGTCAATGA
- the pseI gene encoding pseudaminic acid synthase, translating into MSSFKIGNRQIGADAPPFIIAEMSGNHNQSLDVALQIVEAAAKAGAHALKLQTYTAETMTLDLAQGEFFIKDPNSLWTGTSLYDLYEKAHTPWEWHAPIFARAKELGMLAFSTPFDDSAVDFLEGLDVPAYKIASFENTDLPLIRRVAATGKPLIISTGMASIAELDETVRAAREAGCRDLVLLKCTSTYPATPINSNVRTIPHLRELFGCEVGLSDHSMGVGVSVAAVALGATVVEKHFTLDRSAGGVDASFSLEPAELASLVVETERAWQAMGQVHYGVTEAEQKSLVYRRSLYVTADMAAGEPFTAANLRAIRPGLGLPPKHTDAVLGRRARQSIKRGTPLDWSLVE; encoded by the coding sequence ATGAGCAGTTTCAAGATCGGCAACCGCCAGATCGGTGCCGATGCGCCGCCGTTCATCATCGCTGAAATGAGCGGCAACCATAACCAGTCGCTGGACGTGGCGCTGCAGATTGTCGAAGCGGCGGCAAAGGCCGGTGCCCATGCCTTGAAGCTGCAAACCTACACCGCCGAAACCATGACCCTGGATCTGGCGCAAGGCGAATTCTTCATCAAGGATCCGAACAGTCTGTGGACGGGTACCTCGCTGTACGACCTGTATGAAAAGGCCCACACGCCCTGGGAATGGCATGCGCCGATCTTCGCCCGCGCCAAGGAGTTGGGCATGCTCGCGTTTTCGACGCCGTTCGACGACAGCGCCGTGGACTTCCTTGAAGGCCTCGATGTGCCGGCCTACAAGATCGCCAGTTTCGAAAACACCGATCTGCCGCTGATCCGCCGTGTCGCAGCGACCGGCAAACCGCTGATCATTTCCACCGGCATGGCCAGCATCGCCGAACTCGACGAAACCGTGCGCGCTGCCCGCGAGGCCGGGTGCAGGGATCTGGTGCTGCTCAAGTGCACCAGCACCTATCCTGCGACTCCGATCAACAGCAACGTGCGCACGATTCCGCATTTGCGTGAGTTGTTTGGCTGTGAGGTCGGGTTGTCAGACCATTCGATGGGCGTCGGTGTGTCGGTGGCGGCGGTGGCACTCGGCGCGACGGTGGTGGAAAAACACTTCACCCTCGACCGCTCAGCCGGTGGGGTGGACGCCAGTTTCTCGCTGGAACCGGCGGAACTGGCCAGCCTGGTGGTCGAGACCGAACGCGCCTGGCAGGCCATGGGCCAGGTGCATTACGGCGTGACCGAGGCTGAGCAGAAGTCGCTGGTTTACCGCCGGTCGCTCTACGTCACGGCCGATATGGCGGCCGGTGAGCCCTTCACGGCGGCCAATCTGCGCGCCATTCGTCCCGGTCTCGGTCTGCCGCCCAAGCACACCGATGCCGTCCTCGGGCGCCGTGCGCGCCAGTCGATCAAACGCGGTACGCCGCTGGACTGGTCATTGGTCGAATGA
- a CDS encoding ketoacyl-ACP synthase III, which produces MIGIKSIASYVPVAGVDNYAQGAKFEKDEEFILGKIGSAFLPRKDAEQETSDLCVEAANALFANNPELKRESIDALIVVTQNGDEEGLPHTAAIVQDKLGLPTNVAAFDISLGCSGYVYGIYAIKGFMEAAGLKNGLLITADPYSKIVDPEDRNTTMLFGDAATATWMGEDPVWALGKAKFGTDGSGAPHLKVTDGVFFMNGRQVFNFALLKVPAHLHELLDDSGLKADDIDAFCIHQGSAAIVDAVARRFEGEPEKFIKDMVETGNTVSSSVPLLLEKHVMDSDWNRIAISGFGVGLSWGSAIIYRP; this is translated from the coding sequence ATGATTGGCATAAAAAGCATTGCGAGCTACGTTCCTGTAGCCGGCGTGGACAATTACGCACAAGGTGCAAAATTCGAGAAGGATGAAGAATTCATCCTCGGCAAGATCGGTTCGGCCTTCCTCCCACGCAAAGACGCGGAACAGGAAACCTCCGATCTGTGCGTTGAAGCGGCCAATGCGCTGTTTGCCAACAACCCTGAACTGAAACGTGAATCCATCGATGCGCTGATCGTCGTCACCCAGAACGGTGATGAAGAAGGCCTGCCGCACACCGCGGCCATCGTCCAGGACAAGCTCGGCCTGCCGACCAATGTCGCGGCGTTCGACATTTCCCTGGGCTGCTCCGGTTACGTCTACGGCATCTACGCGATCAAGGGCTTCATGGAAGCTGCCGGTCTGAAGAACGGCCTGCTGATCACCGCTGATCCGTATTCGAAAATCGTCGACCCGGAAGATCGCAACACCACCATGCTGTTCGGCGACGCCGCTACCGCCACCTGGATGGGCGAAGACCCGGTCTGGGCACTGGGCAAGGCCAAGTTCGGTACCGACGGTTCCGGTGCGCCGCACCTGAAAGTCACCGATGGCGTGTTCTTCATGAACGGTCGTCAGGTGTTCAACTTCGCGCTGCTCAAAGTCCCGGCGCACTTGCACGAACTGCTCGACGATTCGGGTCTGAAGGCTGATGACATCGATGCGTTCTGCATCCACCAGGGCAGTGCGGCAATTGTCGATGCCGTGGCGCGACGCTTCGAAGGCGAGCCGGAGAAGTTCATCAAGGACATGGTCGAGACCGGTAACACCGTGTCGTCCAGTGTGCCGCTGCTGCTGGAAAAACACGTGATGGATTCCGACTGGAACCGCATCGCGATCAGTGGTTTCGGTGTCGGTCTGTCTTGGGGTTCGGCGATTATTTATCGTCCTTGA